The following are from one region of the Lytechinus pictus isolate F3 Inbred chromosome 4, Lp3.0, whole genome shotgun sequence genome:
- the LOC129258802 gene encoding lanC-like protein 3, protein MAASGMARMRYFENKMPDCGYDQEVQIPVDQIRARIVAVIEALRQNVVPNQQACEGGVYVGIAGIAYALLYVAQSKQIPEKESEYLELAEQYIAQALDYEEKKRSPETRSAFLLGSAGVYAVASLLYRALGKEEKVQEYIGKYAGLAGICCQPGDYLGCGSDEVLVGRAGYLCGAEMLTKKLGQQVLSDEVTFMICRAIVDSGRSYSQRHKSQSPLMYAYYQTEYLGAAHGLSGIVQMLLNYPTFVKSDPSIEADVKNTVDYLISCRSPDYNIPPTVAECIQQRPPEHQLVHWCHGAPGVIYLFAKAFLLWKDPMHLIASRKCADLTWQKGLLRKGPGICHGITGNGYVFLLTYRLTGDCKFIHRALQFSEFMQTEEFVKGARCPDAPLSLFEGWAGAVCFLTDLLQPHNAEFPFFDVF, encoded by the exons ATGGCGGCCAGTGGCATGGCAAGGATGAGGTATTTTGAGAACAAAATGCCGGACTGTGGCTACGATCAGGAGGTCCAAATTCCAGTCGACCAGATCCGTGCTCGAATCGTAGCGGTAATCGAAGCTCTTCGGCAGAACGTGGTGCCGAACCAACAGGCCTGCGAGGGTGGCGTGTATGTTGGGATCGCTGGAATCGCCTATGCGCTGCTGTACGTGGCTCAATCAAAACAGATCCCAGAGAAAGAGAGTGAATATTTAGAACTCGCTGAGCAGTATATAGCTCAAGCATTGGACTATGAAGAGAAAAAACGATCGCCAGAAACTCGATCAGCATTTCTTCTCGGATCAGCAGGAGTTTATGCAGTGGCATCTCTCTTGTACAGAGCgctgggaaaagaagaaaaggtgCAAGAATATATCGGGAA ATATGCAGGTCTAGCAGGGATATGTTGTCAGCCCGGAGATTATCTTGGCTGTGGATCAGATGAAGTACTGGTAGGAAGAGCGGGGTATTTATGTGGAGCGGAAATGCTCACCAAGAAACTCGGTCAACAG GTTCTGAGTGATGAAGTGACTTTCATGATCTGTCGAGCCATAGTAGATTCTGGGCGGAGCTATTCACAAAGGCATAAATCACAATCACCGCTAATGTATGCATATTACCAGACAGAATATTTAG GTGCTGCACACGGCCTTTCTGGAATCGTCCAGATGCTGCTCAACTATCCAACCTTTGTCAAGTCCGACCCGTCTATCGAGGCCGACGTCAAGAACACAGTGGATTATCTAATCTCGTGTAGATCACCGGATTACAACATCCCGCCTACTGTAGCCGAGTGTATCCAGCAACGTCCTCCCGAGCATCAACTCGTCCATTGGTGTCATGGTGCACCAG GTGTTATCTACCTGTTTGCCAAGGCTTTCCTGCTCTGGAAGGACCCCATGCACCTCatcgcgagcagaaaatgtgcCGACCTGACGTGGCAGAAAGGGCTCCTCAGGAAAGGCCCCGGTATCTGCCACGGCATCACCGGCAACGGCTACGTCTTCCTACTCACCTACCGCCTGACCGGGGATTGCAAGTTCATCCACAGAGCCCTGCAGTTCTCCGAGTTCATGCAGACGGAGGAGTTTGTGAAGGGGGCGAGGTGTCCGGACGCTCCGTTAAGTTTGTTCGAGGGCTGGGCTGGTGCAGTTTGCTTTCTCACTGATCTTCTTCAGCCGCATAATGCAGAGTTTCCCTTCTTTGATGTGTTCTAA